TTTGTAAATTATGTTGGGAGAGCTTGGAGTTGATCGATGATCAGCAAAGATGTGAACGCTGCGGACGAGCCTGGTCTGAAAAAGGGACTTGCAGTGATTGTCGTCGCCGATCGGATACGTATTTCGTTTGTAACCGCAGCGCTGTCCAGTACAATGACAAAATGAAAGAGATGATCAGCCTGTATAAATTCCGCGGACTTGAATTACTCGCTGCCAGTCTGGCCCTATTCCTTGAACAAGCCTACCGAACGCATTACACCGAGCTCCATTTTGATGCGATTACCTTCGTGCCCCTCCATGAAAAAAGGCTCCAAGAAAGGGGATTTAATCAGGCGGAACAACTCGCTCGTATCTTAGGGAAGCGAGTCAATATCCCCGTTTATAGCCTACTAACTCGTATCCGCTACACCGAAAAGCAGAGCAAAAAAGGCCGCCAAGCAAGACTGGAGGTATTGGGTGAGTCATTCGCGGCGCTCCCGATTCCACCGTCGTCGCCATCGATCAAGCGCGTCCTTCTTGTCGATGACATCTACACAACCGGCTCCACCCTGAATCAATGCGCCAAAATTCTCGCCGATCAGGGCCTCCTCGTTTATACGCTAACAATTGCAAGATAGGGCGCTTTGGGGGATGGCGGAGTCGGTGAGGTGGGGGGGCGTGAGTGTCTGAGGGGCGAGAAGCCCCCTGTTGGTTGGATCGGGAGGCGATGTGAGGGGAAATTTGGGGGGAATTGGGGGGAAGCGTGGGGCGGGACAAGCTGCTTTTTTTAGAGAGCTGTGGGAGTT
This portion of the Ammoniphilus oxalaticus genome encodes:
- a CDS encoding ComF family protein, giving the protein MKNLLELLFPTPPSCVLCERKAVQRGFCKLCWESLELIDDQQRCERCGRAWSEKGTCSDCRRRSDTYFVCNRSAVQYNDKMKEMISLYKFRGLELLAASLALFLEQAYRTHYTELHFDAITFVPLHEKRLQERGFNQAEQLARILGKRVNIPVYSLLTRIRYTEKQSKKGRQARLEVLGESFAALPIPPSSPSIKRVLLVDDIYTTGSTLNQCAKILADQGLLVYTLTIAR